TAGTGTTGTTAGCCGACGCGGTTTCAACAACTTCTTTAGCAGCCGCATCCCCTTTGACGGTTTTGCTATAACCCAAGCCAGCATCCAGACCCACATTCAGGCTATGAGTGCTGTCCTTGCGGCTTTCGACATTGAAATTGCCACCGACGTTGCCCGTTACCTGATCCGCAGCCACATTAGCGCCTTTGAGTGAGGTATCTCCCGCGCTGGTCAGTGTGACATTACCACCGGAAACCTGTGCATTACGGTGTGTGGTCTGATCCAATTGGTTAACGCCAAATTTCAATTCACCGCCGATGTTATATTTGCTGTCGATAATTCTGTTAGCCGGATCGTCGCTTGCCGCCGTACCGTCTCCCCCTCCTTTGCGGGCTGTAGAGGACATACCGCCTTTCGCTTTAGCATCGACGTTCCAACCATTGGCGTTGGCACTATCCTGAGCCGAAATCAGCTCGATTTTCCCACGCTGTGCAGTTAAATCTACCTGCTTGCCGGAAACATTAGCACCTTGTAACGTCAGGTTATTGCCTGCATTCAGATTTACCCCCTGATCACCAGTGATATTGCTGGTTTGGGCGGTAGTATTGTTCTGATTGTCGGTGTTATAACCACCACCTAGGCTGCCACTGAAATTCTTGCCATCAGGGTTGGTTCCCACGGTCAGAGAAGTCTCCCCATTGTAACCATTGCTTTGTTTCTCATTGCGGTTAGTGGCCTGATTGAACTGAATATTTCCTCCTGCATTAACGTTGGCTGAACCTTCGCCTGCATTGATTGAGGTGCCTTGGTAGCGTGCATCTCTGGTCACCTGAACATTAACACCGTTTTGGGCATTGATGTTGCTGGTCACTGCACTGGTATTGTTGTTGGATGTTTCTTGATAGCTGCCACTGCCTTTGCCATTAACGGAGATATCTGCACCGGTTGTGGTGTAGACGCGCAAGCTGGCATTGCCAGTGGTATCAGCGGTATGGGCGTTTTGGCTATTGATTGCCGCTTCACTGGTATGGCTGCCAGCAGTCAGCGAAACACCGCCTTTGTTAGTCTGGTATTGCGTACCTTGGTCGTAGATATCACCATTCGTGGTAGCTTTGACATCGCCCGCCTGAATGGTTGTCACTACCGCATTGGACTGATGGTTATTGGTGTAATGGCTGTTGCCATTCATCGCCAGTTCAATACCGGCATTAGGCAAACCGGTCTTTGTGATGGCAGTATCTAGTTTTTTATCTGCGGCAGCTTTGGCGGTTTTTTCCATAGGACGGGTGGTTGCACTGTAATCGGCAGTCCCGCTAATTTCTCCACCTACCTGTAATTGGCTGGTTGAGCTAGATTCGGTATTGGCCGTTGCTACATTTTTAATGCTGCCGGCATTCGCCTGATAAGAGCCTTGTACTTGGTGATCCGTACCTTGTTGCTTCAATTCACCCACTGCATTCAGCCCAAGATTGCCAGTCACCTGAGTTTTCGTCACCTCTGCTGTTGTTCGGCTGTTGGATTTTCCATTGCTGTTGTAGTTTCCTTCAACACCACCACCGAGCTTGTCCATGCCACCAGTGACAAACACACTGCCGCTCAGCTTTTCTTGTGAGGTTGAGGTTGATGTGCTGTTTTCTCCAGCCAACAACGCAATGTTATTGCCGGTAATTTTCGCATCGCCCAGAGTTGTGACCAATTTAGAACCAGTCACGGTGACATTTTGACCTGCATTGACGGTAAGGTGGCCACCATTCAATTCGGACAGGCGTTGTGTTGTGCTGTCATCTTGCTGTTTATCGGTTGTGTGTTCAAAACCCACACCAGCACGATATTGGTTATCTTTCATATCCTTGGTGTAGTACAGCCAGTCAAGGTTGGTTTTTTCCTGCTGGTACTGATTCTTCTCACCATAATTCAGGATATTAATATTGCCTGACGTATTTAGTTGTAGTTCGCCAGCACTTTTTGCCAGACTGCCAATGACATTGATGTCTTTATTACTGAGTAATTTCAGATCTGCATCAGAAATCAATTGACTACCGGAAGATTTTTGCTGTTCGTTGTGTTCTTTATTCGTATTTTTGGTGATGTTGAAGATGGTTCCTTTTCTTTCATCCACCTCTTTAGAAATATTGCTGACTGCATTATCGATAGTTAACTGCCCTTCATTGGCTGAAACATAAGCGCCTTTTTGGGCTTTGACCTTACTGCCCGTAATGGTGACACCATTTTCACCAGA
The sequence above is drawn from the Xenorhabdus ishibashii genome and encodes:
- a CDS encoding hemagglutinin repeat-containing protein — protein: MKNKKFKLSPTGKLAASMAIILATSSVSFANGITPGGDAAHSPNVIQADTGATVVDIVAPSESGLSHNQYQDFNVNQMGAVFNNSLENGTSQLAGELSANSNLNGQVASVILNEVISRNPSLLLGEQEVFGIAADYVLANPNGITCNGCGFINTNQASLVVGNPLVENGILQGFNTFDNLNSLNIKNNGLSHNDVLNLIAPKIDINGQVITAKNLNITTGNNKISTDGRILDIQQANIGALDSYYLGSMRAGRIRLLNTAEGSGVNLKGQVTADNGIEVESYGDVKLEAAVLKGGNITLSGNNVLSQGRLNQSPSNETGSDNHQSIFSGIYTEQKQSSESVARTQLAGKNITLVAKQNNQVMATDIEGDSVKLTGTNLKLDGQQLHQLDRSTNNQWKMSWQYDVTHESEKHQYEGNTINARENVHLAASEGNVEVLGSKIKAGNRLYVSAQKDVKLAGLIESEMTSEKGYKKNHSASLQTGNWNEVNTTQRSTGNELSAGGVLGIEAKGDVDIAGTHINSGKNLIISAGQKANITVQSLVDDQRITKDKTYWRGIAGGSKKDNRDKSETHHISEVTAGELLLLSGENGVTITGSKVKAQKGAYVSANEGQLTIDNAVSNISKEVDERKGTIFNITKNTNKEHNEQQKSSGSQLISDADLKLLSNKDINVIGSLAKSAGELQLNTSGNINILNYGEKNQYQQEKTNLDWLYYTKDMKDNQYRAGVGFEHTTDKQQDDSTTQRLSELNGGHLTVNAGQNVTVTGSKLVTTLGDAKITGNNIALLAGENSTSTSTSQEKLSGSVFVTGGMDKLGGGVEGNYNSNGKSNSRTTAEVTKTQVTGNLGLNAVGELKQQGTDHQVQGSYQANAGSIKNVATANTESSSTSQLQVGGEISGTADYSATTRPMEKTAKAAADKKLDTAITKTGLPNAGIELAMNGNSHYTNNHQSNAVVTTIQAGDVKATTNGDIYDQGTQYQTNKGGVSLTAGSHTSEAAINSQNAHTADTTGNASLRVYTTTGADISVNGKGSGSYQETSNNNTSAVTSNINAQNGVNVQVTRDARYQGTSINAGEGSANVNAGGNIQFNQATNRNEKQSNGYNGETSLTVGTNPDGKNFSGSLGGGYNTDNQNNTTAQTSNITGDQGVNLNAGNNLTLQGANVSGKQVDLTAQRGKIELISAQDSANANGWNVDAKAKGGMSSTARKGGGDGTAASDDPANRIIDSKYNIGGELKFGVNQLDQTTHRNAQVSGGNVTLTSAGDTSLKGANVAADQVTGNVGGNFNVESRKDSTHSLNVGLDAGLGYSKTVKGDAAAKEVVETASANNTKTGDKAPSLTDQLKATFKGFDGKLKGNYDTLDREIVGKQTTLTGTQGVDLDVSGTTSLVGSKIDSAQGAVSLNTLQTNHQSIAGYDKGKNLGVDVPGSLTGLATSAQKDIFSGKVPFVKNEGHDTELPAIHSEVKGRQLN